Proteins from a genomic interval of Neovison vison isolate M4711 chromosome 4, ASM_NN_V1, whole genome shotgun sequence:
- the CPA1 gene encoding carboxypeptidase A1, protein MRGLLVLSVLLGAVLGKEDFSGHQVLRLSTADAAQVEKVKELEDLEHLQLDFWRGPAQPGSPIDVRVPFRSIQAVKIFLEAHGIGYTTMIEDVQALLDEEQEQMFAFQARARSSDTFNYATYHTLEEIYGFMDMLVAEHPQLVSKLQIGNSYEGRPIYVLKFSTGGENRPAIWIDTGIHSREWVTQASGVWFAKKITQDYGQDSTLTAILDSMDILLEIVTNPDGFAFTHSKNRMWRKTRSLTAGSSCVGVDPNRNWDAGFGMAGASSNPCSETYHGKFANSEVEVKSIVDFVKNHGNIKAFISIHSYSQLLLYPYGYKAEAAPDRDELDQLAKSAVTALASLYGTKFKYGSIIKAIYQASGSTIDWTYSQGIKYSFTFELRDTGRYGFLLPASQIVPTAQETWLALRTIMEHTLQHPY, encoded by the exons ATGAGGGGGCTGCTGGTTTTGAGTGTGTTGCTAGGGGCTGTGCTTGGCAAAGAGGACTTTTCGGG GCACCAGGTGCTCCGACTCTCCACTGCTGATGCAGCCCAGGTAGAGAAGGTGAAGGAGCTGGAGGACCTGGAGCACCTGCAG CTGGACTTCTGGCGGGGCCCTGCCCAGCCTGGCTCCCCCATCGACGTCCGAGTGCCCTTCCGCAGCATCCAGGCCGTCAAAATCTTCCTGGAGGCCCACGGCATCGGGTACACGACCATGATCGAGGACGTGCAGGCTCTGCTGGACGAGGAGCAGGAGCAGATGTTCGCCTTCCAGGCCCGAGCCCGCTCCTCAGACACCTTCAACTACGCCACCTACCACaccctggaggag ATCTATGGCTTCATGGATATGCTGGTGGCCGAGCACCCGCAGCTGGTCAGCAAGCTCCAGATTGGCAACAGCTACGAAGGGCGTCCCATCTACGTGCTGAAG TTCAGCACTGGGGGAGAAAACCGTCCTGCCATCTGGATCGACACAGGCATCCATTCCCGGGAGTGGGTCACCCAGGCCAGCGGGGTCTGGTTTGCAAAGAAG ATCACACAGGACTATGGCCAGGACTCCACTCTCACTGCCATTCTTGACTCCATGGATATCCTCCTGGAGATTGTCACCAACCCTGATGGTTTTGCCTTCACCCACAGCAAG AATCGCATGTGGCGCAAGACTCGGTCCCTCACGGCAGGCTCCTCCTGTGTTGGAGTGGACCCCAACCGGAACTGGGATGCTGGCTTTGGGA TGGCCGGAGCCAGCAGCAACCCGTGCTCGGAGACTTACCATGGCAAGTTTGCCAATTCCGAAGTGGAGGTCAAGTCCATCGTGGACTTTGTGAAGAATCACGGCAACATCAAGGCCTTCATCTCCATCCACAGCTACTCCCAGCTCCTCCTGTATCCCTACGGCTACAAAGCAGAGGCAGCCCCCGACCGGGATGAGCTG GATCAGCTGGCCAAGTCTGCTGTGACAGCCCTCGCCTCTCTATATGGGACCAAGTTCAAGTATGGCAGCATCATCAAAGCAATTT ACCAAGCCAGTGGAAGCACCATTGACTGGACCTACAGCCAGGGCATCAAGTACTCCTTCACCTTCGAGCTCCGGGACACGGGGCGCTACGGCTTCCTGCTGCCGGCCTCCCAGATCGTCCCCACGGCCCAGGAGACGTGGCTGGCGCTCCGGACCATCATGGAGCACACCCTGCAGCACCCCTACTGA
- the CEP41 gene encoding centrosomal protein of 41 kDa isoform X3, producing MTKYTEKLEEIKKNYRYKKDELFKRLKVTTFAQLVIQVASLSDQTLEVTAEEIQRLEDHESSTTSEPDDREISARTNGKGSPGEQSPSPMQVLSSTGAGDSSRSTLQSVISGVGELDLDKGLVRKAEPTAKDKPYPDCPFLLLDVRDRDSYQQCHIIGAYSYPIATLSRTMNPYSNDILEYKNAHGKVIILYDDDERLASQAATTMCERGFENLFMLSGGLKVLAQKFPEGLITGSLPASCQQALPPGSARKRSSPKVPPLPAENKWRFTPEDLKKIEYYLEEEQGPADNPSRLSQANTSGRDSKVPGTRSGQSLPAGVPTGPPNPRSLNSGHLQGKPWK from the exons ATGACTAAATACACAGAGAAGCTAGAAGAGATCAAAAAAA ATTATAGATACAAAAAGGATGAGCTTTTCAAGAGACTAAAAGTTACAACTTTTGCCCAGCTG GTCATCCAAGTTGCTTCCCTATCTGATCAGACACTGGAAGTGACAGCTGAAGAGATTCAAAGGCTGGAAG ACCATGAGTCCTCGACGACTTCAGAGCCCGATGACAGGGAAATCAGTGCCAGGACCAACGGGAAGGGGAGCCCCGGGGAGCAGTCGCCAAGCCCCATGCAAGTCCTAAGCAGCACGGGAGCAGGGGACTCCAGCCGCTCGACTCTGCAGAG CGTCATCAGTGGTGTTGGGGAACTGGATCTAGACAAAGGGCTAGTGAGGAAAGCAGAGCCCACCGCCAAAGACAAACCTTACCCCGACTGCCCCTTCCTGCTACTAGATGTGCGAGACAGAGATTCTTACCAGCAGTGCCACATTATTGGag cTTACAGTTACCCAATTGCAACTCTGTCTAGAACAATGAACCCTTATTCAAATGACATTCTTGAATAT AAAAATGCCCACGGCAAGGTCATCATTCTGTACGACGATGACGAGAGGCTGGCCAGCCAGGCAGCCACCACCATGTGTGAGCGGGGCTTCGAGAACCTCTTCATGCTTTCCGGAG GTCTAAAAGTCTTAGCTCAGAAATTCCCAGAAGGACTGATTACGGGTTCCCTGCCAGCGTCTTGCCAGCAGGCCCTTCCTCCTGGCTCTGCCCGGAAACGATCGAGCCCCAAAGTGCCACCCCTGCCAGCTGAGAATAAATGGAGATTTACCCCAGAAGACTTAAAAAAGATAGAATATTACCTGGAAGAGGAGCAGGGTCCTGCAGACAATCCTA GCCGCCTGAGCCAAGCTAACACCTCTGGAAGAGACTCCAAGGTTCCAGGCACCCGCAGCGGTCAGAGCCTACCTGCCGGGGTCCCCACCGGCCCCCCGAACCCTCGCTCGCTCAACAGCGGCCACCTGCAAGGCAAGCCCTGGAAGTAA
- the CEP41 gene encoding centrosomal protein of 41 kDa isoform X2 has product MVGICCYFLADQIHGNSMTKYTEKLEEIKKNYRYKKDELFKRLKVTTFAQLVIQVASLSDQTLEVTAEEIQRLEDHESSTTSEPDDREISARTNGKGSPGEQSPSPMQVLSSTGAGDSSRSTLQSVISGVGELDLDKGLVRKAEPTAKDKPYPDCPFLLLDVRDRDSYQQCHIIGAYSYPIATLSRTMNPYSNDILEYKNAHGKVIILYDDDERLASQAATTMCERGFENLFMLSGGLKVLAQKFPEGLITGSLPASCQQALPPGSARKRSSPKVPPLPAENKWRFTPEDLKKIEYYLEEEQGPADNPSRLSQANTSGRDSKVPGTRSGQSLPAGVPTGPPNPRSLNSGHLQGKPWK; this is encoded by the exons ATGGTGGGAATCTGCTGTTATTTCTTAGCAGATCAAATCCATG GTAACAGTATGACTAAATACACAGAGAAGCTAGAAGAGATCAAAAAAA ATTATAGATACAAAAAGGATGAGCTTTTCAAGAGACTAAAAGTTACAACTTTTGCCCAGCTG GTCATCCAAGTTGCTTCCCTATCTGATCAGACACTGGAAGTGACAGCTGAAGAGATTCAAAGGCTGGAAG ACCATGAGTCCTCGACGACTTCAGAGCCCGATGACAGGGAAATCAGTGCCAGGACCAACGGGAAGGGGAGCCCCGGGGAGCAGTCGCCAAGCCCCATGCAAGTCCTAAGCAGCACGGGAGCAGGGGACTCCAGCCGCTCGACTCTGCAGAG CGTCATCAGTGGTGTTGGGGAACTGGATCTAGACAAAGGGCTAGTGAGGAAAGCAGAGCCCACCGCCAAAGACAAACCTTACCCCGACTGCCCCTTCCTGCTACTAGATGTGCGAGACAGAGATTCTTACCAGCAGTGCCACATTATTGGag cTTACAGTTACCCAATTGCAACTCTGTCTAGAACAATGAACCCTTATTCAAATGACATTCTTGAATAT AAAAATGCCCACGGCAAGGTCATCATTCTGTACGACGATGACGAGAGGCTGGCCAGCCAGGCAGCCACCACCATGTGTGAGCGGGGCTTCGAGAACCTCTTCATGCTTTCCGGAG GTCTAAAAGTCTTAGCTCAGAAATTCCCAGAAGGACTGATTACGGGTTCCCTGCCAGCGTCTTGCCAGCAGGCCCTTCCTCCTGGCTCTGCCCGGAAACGATCGAGCCCCAAAGTGCCACCCCTGCCAGCTGAGAATAAATGGAGATTTACCCCAGAAGACTTAAAAAAGATAGAATATTACCTGGAAGAGGAGCAGGGTCCTGCAGACAATCCTA GCCGCCTGAGCCAAGCTAACACCTCTGGAAGAGACTCCAAGGTTCCAGGCACCCGCAGCGGTCAGAGCCTACCTGCCGGGGTCCCCACCGGCCCCCCGAACCCTCGCTCGCTCAACAGCGGCCACCTGCAAGGCAAGCCCTGGAAGTAA
- the CEP41 gene encoding centrosomal protein of 41 kDa isoform X1, which translates to MSVRRHIGNPEYLTKRIPQNPRYQHIKSRLDTGNSMTKYTEKLEEIKKNYRYKKDELFKRLKVTTFAQLVIQVASLSDQTLEVTAEEIQRLEDHESSTTSEPDDREISARTNGKGSPGEQSPSPMQVLSSTGAGDSSRSTLQSVISGVGELDLDKGLVRKAEPTAKDKPYPDCPFLLLDVRDRDSYQQCHIIGAYSYPIATLSRTMNPYSNDILEYKNAHGKVIILYDDDERLASQAATTMCERGFENLFMLSGGLKVLAQKFPEGLITGSLPASCQQALPPGSARKRSSPKVPPLPAENKWRFTPEDLKKIEYYLEEEQGPADNPSRLSQANTSGRDSKVPGTRSGQSLPAGVPTGPPNPRSLNSGHLQGKPWK; encoded by the exons GTAACAGTATGACTAAATACACAGAGAAGCTAGAAGAGATCAAAAAAA ATTATAGATACAAAAAGGATGAGCTTTTCAAGAGACTAAAAGTTACAACTTTTGCCCAGCTG GTCATCCAAGTTGCTTCCCTATCTGATCAGACACTGGAAGTGACAGCTGAAGAGATTCAAAGGCTGGAAG ACCATGAGTCCTCGACGACTTCAGAGCCCGATGACAGGGAAATCAGTGCCAGGACCAACGGGAAGGGGAGCCCCGGGGAGCAGTCGCCAAGCCCCATGCAAGTCCTAAGCAGCACGGGAGCAGGGGACTCCAGCCGCTCGACTCTGCAGAG CGTCATCAGTGGTGTTGGGGAACTGGATCTAGACAAAGGGCTAGTGAGGAAAGCAGAGCCCACCGCCAAAGACAAACCTTACCCCGACTGCCCCTTCCTGCTACTAGATGTGCGAGACAGAGATTCTTACCAGCAGTGCCACATTATTGGag cTTACAGTTACCCAATTGCAACTCTGTCTAGAACAATGAACCCTTATTCAAATGACATTCTTGAATAT AAAAATGCCCACGGCAAGGTCATCATTCTGTACGACGATGACGAGAGGCTGGCCAGCCAGGCAGCCACCACCATGTGTGAGCGGGGCTTCGAGAACCTCTTCATGCTTTCCGGAG GTCTAAAAGTCTTAGCTCAGAAATTCCCAGAAGGACTGATTACGGGTTCCCTGCCAGCGTCTTGCCAGCAGGCCCTTCCTCCTGGCTCTGCCCGGAAACGATCGAGCCCCAAAGTGCCACCCCTGCCAGCTGAGAATAAATGGAGATTTACCCCAGAAGACTTAAAAAAGATAGAATATTACCTGGAAGAGGAGCAGGGTCCTGCAGACAATCCTA GCCGCCTGAGCCAAGCTAACACCTCTGGAAGAGACTCCAAGGTTCCAGGCACCCGCAGCGGTCAGAGCCTACCTGCCGGGGTCCCCACCGGCCCCCCGAACCCTCGCTCGCTCAACAGCGGCCACCTGCAAGGCAAGCCCTGGAAGTAA